In one Trichlorobacter lovleyi SZ genomic region, the following are encoded:
- a CDS encoding sigma-54-dependent transcriptional regulator, with protein MKPQILLIEDCAVTRFGVVRYFSKDGYQISEAGSLAEATRLMAERRFDLIIIDVNLPDGNGLDLIRAEREAQNLVPIIVVTGAGDIPLAVEAMQCGADNFLTKPLDMPALSISLAKSLELGTLKRQSMARKRMEKQLGIFFGATPAMQEVQQVARMAVDNAHPVLITGETGTGKGMLAKWIHQQGCRAQYEFVELNCSSLRGEMLSRELFGAQRGAYTSADQDRRGLVDVADRGSLFLDEIGDMSSEVQAQFLKLLEDKTYRRLGDVKLLKSDFRLICATHRDLHAFCADGQFRQDLFYRINLIHIHLPPLRERREDLPAITSYLLNLLGATDQVLTDEVRGLLFSYDWPGNIREMRNVLERALLLTPPGGTLRHSLFSCINGGQRPCPIHLSAEPQTVQQVETAHIQAVLAQHGGNVDKAAKALNLSRATLYRRLKQLRDEGGC; from the coding sequence ATGAAACCGCAGATTTTGCTGATTGAAGACTGTGCCGTAACCCGCTTCGGAGTGGTCCGTTATTTTTCAAAGGACGGCTATCAGATCAGTGAAGCCGGATCACTGGCCGAGGCCACCAGGTTGATGGCTGAGCGACGTTTTGACCTGATTATCATTGATGTCAACCTGCCCGACGGTAACGGCCTTGACTTGATCAGAGCCGAACGGGAGGCCCAGAATCTGGTGCCGATTATTGTGGTTACCGGCGCCGGAGATATCCCCCTGGCGGTTGAGGCGATGCAGTGCGGCGCCGACAACTTTCTGACCAAACCGCTTGATATGCCGGCCCTTTCGATTTCGCTGGCCAAATCCCTTGAGCTGGGAACGCTTAAACGGCAGTCAATGGCCCGCAAGCGGATGGAAAAACAGCTGGGCATCTTTTTTGGCGCCACACCGGCCATGCAGGAGGTGCAACAGGTTGCCCGGATGGCTGTTGACAACGCCCATCCGGTGCTGATCACCGGTGAAACCGGTACCGGCAAGGGGATGCTGGCCAAGTGGATTCACCAGCAGGGCTGCCGTGCCCAGTACGAGTTTGTTGAGTTGAACTGCTCAAGTCTGCGGGGGGAGATGCTCTCCCGCGAGCTGTTCGGTGCCCAGCGGGGGGCCTACACCTCGGCCGATCAGGACCGTCGCGGGCTGGTTGATGTTGCTGACCGCGGCAGTCTGTTTCTGGACGAGATCGGCGATATGAGCAGTGAAGTGCAGGCCCAGTTTCTCAAACTGCTTGAAGACAAGACTTACCGGCGGCTGGGGGATGTCAAACTGCTGAAAAGCGACTTCCGGCTGATCTGCGCCACCCACCGCGACCTGCATGCCTTCTGTGCCGATGGTCAGTTTCGGCAGGATCTGTTCTACCGGATCAACCTGATCCATATCCATCTTCCACCTCTCAGGGAGCGCCGGGAGGACTTGCCGGCCATTACCTCCTACCTGCTCAACCTGCTGGGGGCAACTGATCAGGTGCTGACTGACGAGGTGCGAGGGCTGCTGTTCTCCTATGACTGGCCCGGCAATATCCGTGAAATGCGCAACGTGCTGGAGCGGGCCCTGCTGCTGACCCCGCCGGGCGGCACCCTGCGGCACTCACTGTTTTCCTGTATAAACGGTGGGCAGCGGCCCTGTCCAATCCATCTGTCTGCAGAGCCTCAGACCGTGCAGCAGGTTGAAACGGCCCATATTCAGGCCGTCCTTGCCCAGCATGGCGGTAATGTGGATAAGGCCGCCAAGGCATTAAACCTTTCCCGCGCCACCCTCTATCGCCGCCTCAAGCAACTCAGAGATGAGGGAGGCTGCTGA
- a CDS encoding FKBP-type peptidyl-prolyl cis-trans isomerase translates to MRPLLVLAVLAVATQACALEPPKTEEQKTLYAIGQTVSRQLSVFNLSADEFQYVLLGLTDAQSGNKAAAEPAQYNRKIQELARSRRAAHAQKLGPANKEALEKAAKEQGAVKSASGLIYLPVKEGNGAQPKLTDTVRVNYRGILVDGKEFDSSYKRGNPLEFKLDSVIKCWTEGVQKMKVGGKAKLTCPAALAYGEQGAGDLILPGATLQFEVELLDIKK, encoded by the coding sequence ATGAGACCGTTGCTTGTCCTGGCTGTTCTGGCCGTTGCTACCCAGGCCTGTGCCCTTGAGCCACCCAAAACTGAAGAACAAAAGACCCTGTATGCCATTGGCCAGACCGTGTCACGCCAGTTGTCGGTCTTTAATCTGAGCGCGGATGAATTCCAGTATGTGCTGCTGGGCCTGACCGATGCCCAATCCGGCAATAAGGCGGCGGCAGAGCCTGCCCAGTACAACCGTAAGATTCAGGAACTGGCCCGGTCCCGCCGGGCTGCCCATGCCCAGAAGCTTGGCCCGGCCAACAAAGAAGCCCTTGAAAAAGCTGCCAAGGAGCAGGGGGCCGTCAAGAGCGCCTCAGGGCTGATCTACCTTCCGGTGAAGGAGGGGAACGGCGCGCAACCGAAGCTGACCGATACGGTACGGGTCAATTACCGCGGTATCCTCGTTGATGGCAAAGAGTTTGACAGTTCCTACAAACGGGGCAATCCACTCGAGTTTAAGCTGGATAGCGTCATTAAATGCTGGACTGAAGGGGTACAGAAGATGAAGGTGGGGGGGAAGGCAAAGCTGACCTGCCCTGCCGCACTGGCCTATGGTGAACAGGGAGCCGGCGACCTTATTCTGCCGGGTGCTACCCTCCAGTTTGAGGTTGAATTGCTTGATATCAAAAAATAA
- a CDS encoding PAS domain-containing sensor histidine kinase, which produces MAPHRKKLCALLDDSGKTVGRAEIIQQFPALIWHSGFDARCDYFNQTWLAFTGRTLAQELGDGWAEGVHPDDLPDCLTTYREAFAARQPFTMEYRLRYHDGSYRWIVDHGAPHYAIDGCFCGYIGSCYDITPQKESERSLQISRVELEQRIEQCSCDLQKSHDLLNSLSQQVPGGIYQFQMFSDGRYCVPYASRTMLELFEITPEDIQYDATCLFDRVLPDELPGVIDSIQESAVTQTPWHREFRAAIPSKGIRWFQADSRPRRQPDNSVIWCGFVTDITERKELERQLVEAQRLEYIGQLAAGVAHEVRNPLNAILTVTEALFREEGVEGNQTLTPYIEHIRSQVVRLARLMNDLLSLGRRQQEDQLVPLALAEFCRQTAQLWQESSPAGHRRLALEIPPEAETALARADKDRLQQVLFNLLDNAGQHSPPESSISLVLDQPHVSAGERHLRLRVIDQGSGVAPGLYERAFEPFFTTRKGGTGLGLALVKQFVDQMGGMVQICNNDPEPGCTVTLQLQPAPEECLS; this is translated from the coding sequence ATGGCACCTCACCGGAAAAAGCTTTGTGCCCTGCTGGATGACTCGGGCAAAACAGTTGGCAGGGCAGAGATAATCCAGCAATTTCCCGCCCTGATCTGGCACTCGGGCTTTGATGCCCGTTGTGATTATTTTAACCAGACCTGGCTGGCGTTTACCGGCCGGACCCTGGCGCAGGAACTGGGGGATGGCTGGGCAGAGGGGGTTCACCCCGATGATCTGCCGGATTGTCTCACAACCTACCGGGAGGCGTTTGCGGCCCGGCAGCCGTTTACCATGGAATACCGTCTGCGCTACCATGACGGTTCCTATCGCTGGATTGTTGATCACGGTGCTCCCCACTATGCCATTGACGGCTGTTTCTGCGGTTATATCGGCAGTTGCTACGACATTACCCCCCAAAAAGAGTCCGAACGGTCACTGCAGATCTCCCGGGTTGAGCTGGAGCAGCGGATAGAGCAGTGTTCCTGTGATCTGCAAAAAAGCCATGATCTTCTGAACAGTCTCTCCCAGCAGGTTCCCGGCGGGATCTACCAGTTTCAGATGTTTTCCGACGGCCGCTACTGCGTCCCCTATGCCAGCCGGACCATGCTTGAGCTTTTCGAGATTACCCCCGAAGATATTCAGTACGATGCAACCTGTCTCTTTGATCGGGTCCTGCCGGATGAGCTGCCCGGCGTGATCGACTCGATTCAGGAGTCTGCCGTTACCCAGACCCCCTGGCACCGCGAATTCCGGGCGGCTATTCCGTCGAAAGGGATACGCTGGTTCCAGGCTGATTCACGCCCCCGCCGGCAGCCGGACAACAGTGTGATCTGGTGTGGTTTTGTCACTGATATTACCGAACGCAAGGAGCTTGAACGCCAGCTGGTTGAGGCGCAGCGTCTGGAGTACATCGGCCAGCTGGCAGCCGGGGTGGCCCATGAGGTCAGAAACCCCCTGAATGCCATCCTGACCGTCACCGAGGCGCTTTTCCGGGAGGAGGGGGTCGAGGGCAATCAAACCTTGACTCCCTATATTGAGCATATCCGTTCCCAGGTTGTCCGGCTTGCCCGGCTGATGAACGATCTGCTCAGCCTGGGACGGCGCCAGCAGGAAGATCAACTGGTGCCGCTGGCACTGGCTGAATTTTGCCGCCAGACCGCACAGCTCTGGCAGGAGAGTAGTCCGGCGGGCCACCGTCGGCTGGCGCTGGAGATCCCCCCTGAGGCGGAAACCGCGCTGGCCCGTGCGGACAAAGATCGTTTGCAGCAGGTGTTGTTTAACCTCCTGGATAACGCCGGGCAGCACAGTCCGCCGGAGAGCAGCATCAGCCTGGTACTTGACCAGCCTCACGTCTCTGCCGGGGAGCGACACCTGCGGTTGCGGGTGATTGATCAGGGCAGCGGGGTGGCGCCTGGCCTGTATGAAAGGGCTTTTGAACCGTTTTTTACCACCCGCAAGGGGGGCACCGGATTGGGGCTTGCCCTGGTGAAACAGTTTGTCGATCAGATGGGAGGGATGGTGCAGATCTGTAATAATGATCCTGAACCGGGCTGCACGGTTACGTTGCAGTTACAGCCGGCGCCGGAGGAATGCCTGTCATGA
- a CDS encoding response regulator — protein sequence MLQVYRLHNGTVLDCDAGMSSPASHTCCRPDCLCDRVLIVDDEPGILFAYRKLLEQKGLVVDSCDCLCEALDYLEKHHYLAVVADMRLQGTDTMDGLDLVREVRRRQPAAGIIVASGTSDQKTRQSASELGVDHYLEKPIHPSRILDLLIQLRNTVHGEELLPAPETG from the coding sequence ATGCTGCAGGTGTATCGTTTGCACAACGGCACGGTTCTTGATTGTGATGCCGGTATGTCCAGTCCCGCATCACATACCTGTTGCCGCCCCGATTGCCTCTGTGACCGGGTCCTGATCGTCGATGACGAGCCGGGCATCCTGTTTGCCTATCGCAAACTGCTGGAACAGAAGGGGCTGGTTGTTGATAGCTGTGACTGTCTCTGCGAGGCGCTCGACTATCTGGAAAAGCATCATTATCTGGCCGTGGTCGCCGATATGCGCTTGCAGGGTACCGATACCATGGACGGCCTGGATCTGGTTCGGGAGGTACGCCGGCGTCAGCCCGCAGCCGGAATTATTGTCGCATCCGGCACCAGCGACCAGAAGACACGTCAGTCCGCGTCCGAGCTGGGGGTTGATCACTACCTTGAAAAACCGATCCATCCCTCCCGTATCCTTGATCTGTTGATTCAACTTCGAAATACCGTTCATGGCGAAGAGCTGCTGCCCGCCCCTGAAACAGGGTAG
- a CDS encoding nitrous oxide reductase accessory protein NosL, protein MKNLLKFLATLTLLLTTAALVTATDKVEGPDSCKYCGMDRTRFSHSRMLVTYQDGSSTGTCSLHCMAVELANNIDKMPTSIKVGDFTTQKLIDAETAHWVIGGDRMGVMTSRAKWAFASKADAEAFIKAHKGTLGSFDDAIKAAYEDMYNDTRMIRERRKMMKMKHDGHH, encoded by the coding sequence ATGAAAAACCTACTGAAGTTTCTGGCTACCCTGACCCTTTTACTGACAACGGCTGCCCTGGTGACTGCCACTGACAAGGTTGAAGGCCCGGACAGCTGTAAGTACTGCGGCATGGACCGCACCAGATTCAGCCACAGCCGGATGCTGGTGACCTATCAGGACGGCAGTTCAACCGGCACCTGCAGCCTGCATTGCATGGCAGTAGAACTGGCCAACAATATTGACAAGATGCCGACCTCCATCAAGGTGGGGGACTTCACCACCCAAAAGCTGATTGATGCAGAGACCGCCCACTGGGTAATCGGCGGTGACAGGATGGGGGTCATGACCTCCCGGGCCAAGTGGGCCTTTGCCAGCAAGGCGGATGCCGAGGCATTTATAAAGGCGCACAAGGGGACTCTGGGCAGCTTTGATGACGCCATCAAGGCAGCCTACGAAGATATGTACAATGACACCAGAATGATCCGTGAACGCCGCAAAATGATGAAGATGAAGCACGACGGTCATCACTAG
- a CDS encoding TonB-dependent receptor domain-containing protein yields the protein MTVQQLSLLALLLTLTAQTARAEHLLLDEIIVRADKESPKEESLSVREVRESPARDMGEALKQVEGINIVHKGAIANDVVLRGFQKDNINVLVDGVRLHGACPSRMDPPSFHYDFAEIEQVRIIKGPYDLSNPGGLGGLIDAQTKRPGKGFGGELSLGYGDWHGTNAAATASYGTERYDALMGYAYKYSDVPQSGNGKLLTQIYPATSPNRYKNTAIDSKAYEINTGWGKLGLNPTANSRTELSYTYQDADHVLYPYLKMDADYDRTDRMNWSYRIQNLSALLQDLKLQVYWDRVEHLMDDRSRFSSSTSPRFYSMQTDASTQTYGAKLQAELKLGPGSLKSGLDYYNRNWDATNRRAMYFNYRDLAMIPDVTIENFGLFGEYTLPLGGKLSLTGGVRGDLTRAKADRANTMVTAGSSKEFSTISANLQLNYTPFKELVIFTGLGRGTRTPDQQELFLDLPGNPAWRGNQGLKATVNHQADLGAKYATDRFYVNASIFYSDLQDYVNFYQASATLKSYQNIHASIWGAELGSQVSLPADLFLRGTLSYTEGRNISGNRPLSEMPPLKGTISIRYDNGSFFAELLETLSREQDRIDSSLNEQKTAGWVTTDLKAGYQYKGFSVTGGINNILDTQYYSHLSYLRDPFVSGVGYRVPENGRNVYLTMAYKF from the coding sequence ATGACCGTACAACAGCTTTCGCTGCTGGCGCTGCTGCTGACACTGACAGCCCAGACAGCCCGTGCCGAACATCTGCTGCTTGATGAAATCATTGTCCGCGCCGACAAGGAATCACCGAAGGAAGAGAGTCTTTCTGTCCGGGAAGTTCGTGAAAGTCCAGCCAGGGATATGGGTGAGGCCCTGAAACAGGTGGAAGGAATCAACATTGTCCACAAGGGGGCAATTGCCAATGATGTGGTGCTGCGCGGCTTTCAGAAGGACAATATCAACGTCCTGGTGGATGGCGTCCGCCTGCATGGCGCCTGCCCCTCCCGAATGGACCCGCCGTCGTTCCACTATGATTTTGCCGAGATTGAGCAGGTCAGGATCATCAAGGGCCCCTATGATCTCTCCAACCCCGGTGGCCTGGGGGGTCTGATTGACGCCCAGACCAAACGGCCGGGCAAGGGATTTGGCGGTGAGCTCAGCCTGGGATACGGCGACTGGCACGGCACCAATGCTGCGGCCACCGCATCCTATGGCACAGAGCGCTATGATGCCCTGATGGGCTACGCCTACAAATATTCCGATGTCCCCCAGTCCGGCAACGGCAAGCTGCTGACCCAGATCTATCCCGCAACCAGCCCGAACCGTTACAAGAACACCGCCATTGACTCCAAGGCCTACGAGATCAACACCGGCTGGGGCAAGCTGGGGCTTAACCCGACTGCCAATTCACGCACGGAGCTCAGCTATACCTATCAGGATGCGGACCATGTCCTCTACCCCTACCTGAAGATGGATGCCGACTACGACAGGACCGACCGTATGAACTGGAGCTACCGGATTCAGAACCTCTCGGCACTGCTGCAGGATCTGAAGCTGCAGGTCTACTGGGACCGGGTTGAACACCTGATGGATGACCGCAGCCGCTTCAGCTCCAGCACATCACCACGGTTCTATTCCATGCAGACCGATGCCTCCACCCAGACCTATGGAGCAAAACTGCAGGCAGAGCTGAAGCTCGGACCGGGCAGTCTGAAGAGCGGGCTGGACTACTACAACCGCAACTGGGATGCCACCAATCGCCGGGCCATGTATTTTAACTACCGCGACCTTGCCATGATCCCGGATGTGACGATTGAAAACTTCGGCCTGTTCGGTGAGTATACCCTGCCGCTTGGCGGCAAACTAAGCCTGACCGGCGGCGTACGTGGCGATCTGACCCGGGCCAAGGCAGACAGAGCCAACACCATGGTGACTGCCGGCAGTTCAAAGGAATTCAGCACCATCAGCGCAAACCTGCAGCTGAACTACACCCCCTTCAAGGAACTGGTGATCTTCACCGGCCTGGGACGGGGCACCCGCACCCCCGACCAGCAGGAACTGTTTCTTGATCTGCCGGGGAACCCGGCCTGGCGCGGCAACCAGGGCCTCAAGGCAACCGTCAACCATCAGGCTGACCTTGGAGCCAAGTACGCAACGGATCGTTTTTATGTCAATGCCTCGATCTTTTACAGCGACCTGCAGGATTACGTGAACTTCTACCAGGCCTCCGCTACCCTGAAGAGCTATCAGAATATCCATGCCAGCATCTGGGGTGCCGAACTGGGTAGCCAGGTTTCATTGCCGGCCGACCTGTTTCTGAGGGGCACCCTTTCCTACACCGAAGGGCGAAATATCAGCGGCAATCGCCCGCTGTCCGAGATGCCGCCCCTGAAAGGCACCATCTCCATCCGCTATGACAACGGCAGCTTCTTTGCCGAACTGCTTGAGACCCTCAGCCGCGAACAGGATCGCATTGACAGCAGCCTGAACGAACAAAAGACTGCCGGGTGGGTAACCACTGACCTGAAGGCAGGCTATCAGTACAAAGGGTTCTCCGTGACCGGCGGCATCAACAACATTCTGGACACCCAGTACTACAGCCACCTGTCTTATCTGCGTGACCCCTTTGTCAGCGGTGTCGGCTACCGCGTTCCGGAAAACGGACGGAACGTCTACCTGACCATGGCCTATAAATTCTAG
- a CDS encoding nitrous oxide reductase accessory protein NosL encodes MNRYLLLFAVTACIWLNSAVTLAAQAPGPKDKCPVCGMFVHKYPAWTAAIRFTDGRQVWFDGAKDLFSYLNNLSRYAPDRKPAMISAIEVKDYYSLKLIDGRTAFYVTGSNVYGPMGHELIPLAKLAEAQEFLKDHAGKRIVRFHEITPALLKTLE; translated from the coding sequence ATGAACCGCTATCTGCTCCTGTTTGCTGTCACTGCCTGCATCTGGCTGAACAGCGCCGTCACTCTGGCAGCACAAGCTCCGGGGCCAAAGGACAAGTGCCCGGTCTGCGGCATGTTTGTCCATAAGTATCCGGCCTGGACTGCTGCAATCAGATTCACTGACGGTAGGCAAGTCTGGTTTGACGGGGCCAAGGATCTGTTCAGCTACCTCAACAACCTGTCCCGGTACGCACCAGACAGAAAACCGGCCATGATCTCGGCCATTGAGGTGAAGGACTACTATTCACTGAAGCTGATTGACGGCAGGACCGCCTTCTACGTGACCGGCAGCAACGTGTACGGACCGATGGGGCATGAGCTGATCCCCCTTGCAAAGCTGGCCGAGGCGCAGGAGTTTTTGAAAGATCATGCAGGCAAACGGATTGTCAGGTTTCATGAGATCACTCCTGCCCTGCTGAAGACACTGGAATGA